One part of the Halopenitus persicus genome encodes these proteins:
- a CDS encoding PhzF family phenazine biosynthesis protein, with amino-acid sequence METRRALLVDAFTTDPFTGNAAGVVPDATGLSDDQAQRIAAELGASETAFLSDPTAPEADRRVRYFTPTQEVDLCGHATVASHAHLFAAGAIEAGTHQLETNVGVLPIEVTADGLIRMTQSSPTVEPVDLPYDRVGEAVGIDPAALADVGADLPLARASTGLPFLMVPVNFLERLLEADPSMEAIETLTDEVDAAGVFAFTFDTVAADATIHARAWAPGAGIPEDPVTGTASGACGAYLHRQAAFDGDPPEEIVVEQGHVLDRPGRVRVRVARTDASAASVSVAGYASQALDGEIAVPEPDDDDILEA; translated from the coding sequence ATGGAAACGCGACGCGCCCTCCTCGTCGACGCGTTCACGACCGATCCGTTCACGGGCAACGCCGCTGGCGTGGTGCCGGACGCGACGGGGCTTTCGGACGATCAGGCCCAACGGATCGCGGCCGAGCTGGGGGCCAGCGAGACGGCGTTCCTCTCCGACCCAACCGCGCCCGAGGCCGACCGCCGGGTTCGATATTTCACGCCGACGCAGGAGGTCGACCTCTGCGGACACGCGACGGTCGCGAGCCACGCACACCTGTTCGCCGCGGGCGCGATCGAGGCCGGAACGCACCAACTGGAGACGAACGTCGGGGTGTTGCCGATCGAGGTGACCGCGGACGGTCTCATCCGGATGACGCAGTCGTCCCCGACCGTCGAGCCGGTCGATCTCCCGTACGACCGGGTCGGCGAGGCGGTCGGGATCGATCCGGCCGCGCTCGCGGACGTGGGTGCCGACCTGCCGCTCGCGCGCGCCTCGACGGGGCTTCCGTTCCTGATGGTTCCGGTGAACTTCCTCGAACGGCTCCTGGAGGCGGATCCGTCGATGGAAGCGATCGAGACGCTGACCGACGAGGTCGATGCCGCCGGCGTCTTCGCGTTCACCTTCGATACGGTCGCGGCCGACGCGACGATTCACGCCCGGGCGTGGGCACCCGGAGCCGGGATCCCCGAGGACCCCGTAACCGGCACCGCGAGCGGCGCCTGTGGAGCCTACCTCCACCGGCAGGCGGCGTTCGACGGGGATCCTCCCGAGGAGATCGTGGTGGAACAGGGTCACGTCCTGGACCGTCCCGGCCGCGTCCGCGTTCGCGTCGCGAGGACGGACGCGTCCGCCGCGAGCGTCTCGGTCGCGGGGTATGCATCGCAGGCCCTCGACGGCGAGATCGCGGTTCCCGAGCCGGACGACGACGACATTCTCGAGGCGTGA
- a CDS encoding alkaline phosphatase family protein has product MGLIDRLRGTDDPRVVFLGIDGVPYRLIASEPETFPNLTAMIESGSAGSIESIYPPETTACWPAITTGSNPGETGVYGYQDREIGSYDTYVPMGRDVQHERIWDLVTEAGRDASVFNVPVTFPPQRTVQRMVSGFLAPDVDAAATPEELRSYLDSIDYLIDVNAKLGHRTDKSDFLDHARRTLDRRQKAFREYVERDDWDLFVGVYLTPDRINHFLFDQYVSGGPDREAFLAFYERLDECIGEIRTALDRDTTLVVASDHGFAPIDRVVNCNEWLERSDWLVFRDRDHDALADIDDDARAYSLGPGRFYLNLEGREPRGSVPQAEYEETRAELKRQLEELESPAGKPVVRRVVETETAFRGDHDEIAPDLVAIPHDGFDLKADFLGHEAVFEDPGPRTGMHSFDDAALLIDEPGVTIDDADILDIAPTLLQLLDVSFQRTAFDGASLVQ; this is encoded by the coding sequence ATGGGGCTGATCGACCGGTTGCGCGGAACGGACGACCCTCGCGTGGTCTTCCTCGGGATCGACGGCGTGCCGTATCGGCTCATCGCCTCGGAACCCGAGACGTTCCCGAACCTGACCGCGATGATCGAATCGGGATCCGCGGGGTCGATCGAGAGCATCTACCCGCCCGAGACGACCGCCTGCTGGCCGGCGATAACCACCGGGTCGAACCCCGGAGAAACCGGCGTCTACGGCTACCAGGACCGGGAGATCGGCTCGTACGACACCTACGTGCCGATGGGACGTGACGTCCAGCACGAGCGGATCTGGGACCTGGTCACCGAGGCGGGTCGCGACGCGAGCGTCTTCAACGTTCCCGTGACGTTCCCGCCGCAACGGACGGTCCAGCGGATGGTGTCGGGCTTTCTCGCGCCCGACGTCGACGCGGCCGCGACGCCCGAGGAGCTGCGATCGTATCTGGACTCCATCGACTACCTGATCGACGTCAACGCCAAGCTGGGCCATCGAACGGACAAATCCGACTTCCTCGACCACGCCCGTCGAACGCTCGACCGCCGCCAGAAGGCGTTCCGCGAGTACGTCGAACGCGACGACTGGGACCTGTTCGTCGGCGTCTATCTCACTCCCGACCGGATCAACCATTTCCTGTTCGACCAGTACGTCTCCGGCGGGCCCGACCGCGAGGCGTTCCTCGCGTTCTACGAGCGGCTCGACGAGTGTATCGGCGAGATCCGTACCGCCCTCGACCGCGACACGACCCTCGTCGTCGCCTCCGACCACGGGTTCGCGCCGATCGACCGGGTCGTCAACTGCAACGAGTGGCTCGAACGAAGCGACTGGCTCGTCTTTCGGGACCGAGACCACGACGCGCTCGCCGACATCGACGACGACGCCCGCGCCTACTCGCTCGGGCCGGGTCGGTTCTACCTGAACCTCGAGGGGCGCGAGCCCCGCGGATCGGTTCCGCAAGCGGAGTACGAGGAGACGCGTGCGGAGTTGAAACGACAGCTCGAGGAGCTCGAGTCGCCGGCCGGCAAGCCCGTCGTTCGGCGGGTCGTCGAGACCGAGACCGCCTTCCGCGGCGACCACGACGAGATCGCCCCCGACCTGGTCGCCATCCCGCACGACGGCTTCGACCTCAAGGCCGACTTCCTCGGCCACGAGGCGGTCTTCGAGGACCCGGGGCCGCGGACCGGGATGCACAGCTTCGACGACGCCGCGCTGCTGATCGACGAGCCGGGCGTCACGATCGACGACGCCGACATTCTCGACATCGCGCCGACGCTGCTCCAGCTGCTCGACGTGTCGTTCCAACGCACCGCCTTCGACGGCGCGAGCCTGGTGCAGTGA
- the pan1 gene encoding proteasome-activating nucleotidase Pan1: MTDTVDDVEMPYDEDSTSQQEKIEVLEERLEILESQNEEMRDRLLDANAENNKYQQKLERLTHENKKLKQSPLFVATVQELTDDGVVIKQHGNNQEALTEVTAEMREDLAPDDRVAVNNSLSVVKRLEKETDVRARVMQVDHSPDVTYEDIGGLDDQLQEVRETVEMPLKQPDMFADVGIQPPSGVLLHGPPGTGKTMLAKAVANQTDASFIKMAGSELVHKFIGEGAKLVRDLFEVARENEPAVIFIDEIDAIAAKRTDSKTSGDAEVQRTMMQLLSEMDGFEERGEVRIIAATNRFDMLDEAILRPGRFDRLIEVPKPDAAGREIIFRIHTRKMNVADDVDFDALAETVSDASGADIKAICTEAGMFAIRDDRTEVTMADFEAAHEKLQQTEETDIADSVAFA; the protein is encoded by the coding sequence ATGACCGACACTGTGGACGACGTCGAGATGCCCTACGACGAGGATTCGACGTCGCAACAGGAGAAGATCGAGGTGCTCGAGGAGCGGCTCGAGATCCTCGAGTCGCAGAACGAGGAGATGCGTGACCGGCTCCTCGACGCGAACGCCGAGAACAACAAGTACCAACAGAAGCTCGAGCGGCTCACCCACGAGAACAAGAAGCTGAAGCAGTCGCCGCTGTTCGTGGCCACCGTCCAGGAGCTCACCGACGACGGCGTGGTGATCAAACAGCACGGCAACAATCAGGAGGCGCTCACCGAGGTCACCGCGGAGATGCGCGAGGATCTGGCCCCCGACGACCGGGTGGCGGTCAACAACTCCCTGTCGGTGGTCAAGCGGCTCGAGAAGGAGACCGACGTCCGCGCCCGCGTGATGCAGGTCGACCACTCGCCGGACGTGACCTACGAGGACATCGGCGGCCTGGACGACCAGCTCCAGGAGGTTCGCGAGACGGTCGAGATGCCCCTCAAGCAGCCCGATATGTTCGCGGACGTCGGCATCCAGCCGCCGAGCGGCGTTCTGCTGCACGGCCCGCCGGGGACCGGCAAGACGATGCTCGCGAAGGCGGTCGCCAACCAGACGGACGCCTCCTTCATCAAGATGGCCGGCTCCGAGCTGGTCCACAAGTTCATCGGCGAGGGTGCCAAGCTCGTTCGCGACCTCTTCGAGGTCGCCCGCGAGAACGAGCCCGCGGTGATCTTCATCGACGAGATCGACGCGATCGCCGCCAAGCGGACGGACTCGAAGACCTCCGGCGACGCCGAGGTCCAGCGGACGATGATGCAGCTGCTCTCCGAGATGGACGGCTTCGAGGAGCGTGGCGAGGTCCGCATCATCGCCGCGACCAACCGGTTCGACATGCTCGACGAGGCGATCCTCCGGCCGGGCCGGTTCGACCGGCTCATCGAGGTCCCCAAGCCCGACGCCGCCGGCCGGGAGATCATCTTCCGCATCCACACTCGGAAGATGAACGTCGCCGACGACGTCGACTTCGACGCGCTGGCCGAGACGGTCTCGGACGCCTCCGGCGCCGACATCAAGGCGATCTGTACCGAGGCCGGGATGTTCGCGATCCGCGACGACCGGACCGAGGTGACGATGGCCGACTTCGAGGCCGCACACGAGAAGCTCCAGCAGACCGAGGAGACCGATATCGCCGACTCGGTCGCGTTCGCATAG
- a CDS encoding MarR family transcriptional regulator produces the protein MSAPEAVHADNADTDDIADRWDPVRDLPPSAKLVAKVLDYNDTLTQSQLAEETLLPPRTVRYALSRLEEEDVVDSRFSFADARKRLYSLSL, from the coding sequence ATGAGCGCACCAGAGGCCGTCCACGCCGACAACGCCGATACCGACGACATCGCTGACCGCTGGGATCCCGTCCGCGATCTCCCCCCGAGCGCCAAGCTCGTCGCGAAAGTGCTCGATTACAACGACACGCTGACACAGAGCCAGCTCGCCGAGGAGACGCTGCTCCCGCCGCGAACCGTTCGGTATGCCCTCTCCCGGCTCGAGGAGGAGGACGTCGTCGACTCCCGGTTCTCGTTCGCCGACGCCCGAAAGCGGCTCTACTCCCTGTCCCTGTAG
- the mre11 gene encoding DNA double-strand break repair protein Mre11 gives MTRVIHTGDTHIGYRQYHSSVRRRDFLEAFEAVVSDAIESDVAAVVHAGDLFHDRRPDLPDLLGTLSALRRLDDAGIPFLAIVGNHESTRHGQWIDLFERLELATRLDDSPTVIEDVAFYGLDHVPASRRDDLEYAFDPHEADHAALVAHGLFEPFAHADWDTETVLAESDVDFDALLLGDNHEPGQATVRDTWVTYPGSTERASASEREGRGYNLITFADDVDVRRRALETRPFVFVDVELRDGEGATRVREQLRQHDLTDAVVIVEVTGSGEPVTPAAVEEAAVEDGALIARVTDRREIDDEADVEVSFADPDDAVRERLADLDLSPAAMDVDETVRSETIADSAVRSTITDRLEERLEAGELAATTSPAASPDGTETAGGTAPEPATDATADGPNAADASGGSQASMEADDRDSTEQDDQASMEEFR, from the coding sequence ATGACTCGGGTGATCCACACCGGCGACACCCACATCGGGTATCGACAGTACCACTCGTCGGTCCGTCGGCGGGACTTTCTCGAGGCGTTCGAGGCCGTCGTTTCGGACGCGATCGAGTCGGACGTCGCGGCCGTGGTTCACGCGGGCGACCTCTTTCACGACCGGCGGCCGGACCTCCCGGACCTGCTTGGGACGCTGTCGGCCCTCCGCCGCCTCGACGACGCGGGGATCCCCTTCCTCGCGATCGTGGGGAACCACGAGTCCACCCGCCATGGACAGTGGATCGACCTCTTCGAGCGGCTCGAGCTCGCCACCCGGCTCGACGACTCGCCCACCGTCATCGAGGACGTCGCCTTCTACGGGCTCGATCACGTTCCAGCTTCGCGGCGGGACGACCTCGAGTACGCCTTCGATCCCCACGAAGCGGACCACGCGGCCCTGGTCGCCCACGGCCTGTTCGAGCCGTTCGCGCACGCCGACTGGGACACCGAGACCGTCCTCGCGGAGAGCGACGTGGACTTCGACGCGCTGCTGCTCGGGGACAACCACGAGCCGGGACAGGCGACGGTCCGTGATACCTGGGTGACCTATCCGGGATCCACCGAGCGCGCGAGCGCGAGCGAGCGCGAGGGACGGGGATACAACCTGATCACCTTCGCGGACGACGTCGACGTCCGGCGCCGGGCCCTCGAGACGCGGCCGTTCGTCTTCGTCGACGTGGAGCTCCGCGACGGCGAGGGAGCGACCCGGGTCCGCGAGCAGCTCCGGCAGCACGATCTGACCGACGCGGTCGTGATCGTCGAGGTGACCGGCTCGGGCGAGCCGGTGACGCCCGCGGCGGTCGAGGAGGCGGCGGTCGAGGACGGCGCCCTCATCGCTCGCGTCACCGACCGACGGGAGATCGACGACGAGGCCGACGTCGAGGTCAGCTTCGCGGATCCCGATGACGCCGTCCGCGAGCGCCTCGCGGACCTCGACCTGTCGCCCGCGGCGATGGACGTCGACGAGACGGTCCGGTCCGAGACGATCGCCGACAGCGCGGTCAGGTCGACGATCACCGATCGGCTCGAGGAACGTCTCGAGGCCGGCGAGCTGGCAGCGACGACGTCTCCGGCGGCGTCGCCGGACGGAACCGAGACCGCCGGAGGCACGGCCCCGGAACCAGCCACGGACGCGACGGCTGACGGACCGAACGCCGCCGATGCATCCGGCGGCAGCCAAGCCTCGATGGAGGCGGACGATCGGGATTCGACGGAACAGGACGATCAAGCCTCGATGGAGGAGTTCCGATGA
- the rad50 gene encoding DNA double-strand break repair ATPase Rad50, whose amino-acid sequence MRFDRIQLRNFKPYGDADLSLTEGVTVIHGVNGSGKSSLLEACFFALYGSRALEGTLEDVVTNGAEETSVSLTFTHEGTTYRIDRELRVYDDRVDHRCTLETEAADGPARDGARAVREFVTELLRMDADAFVNCAYVRQGEVNKLINATPSQRQDTIDDLLQLGVLEEYRERAGEARLGVEDVRTAKRAVLEEIESRIERLEERDLHATLSELETELEEVTGKIDHYETQREAAERTREEVAAVLEEYEQKRETLTGIEDDVESLAETIREAEAEREDHRDSISDARDRIAEHRSSIDDLLAETELETADAEAIERRRSEFDEREADLREERTDAKTDATGYRNQARNLAEKADDLEDRAADARAEADDLEERAQEAEAAVEDHEERTAEIDAEIEELADRFDAADGVEVDRGEAADRLADRTDDRAALRERIAELETELKNARDRVAEAEELLAAGKCPECGQPVADSPHANRIDEDRDRVAELETELEAARDRLSVLEDEVGTLEGLADAEDRIDELESERERLAERIETRSEEATDRREEAAAKRDRADELREEASSTREVAAAKREDAADADDRVETLEAELEAVTRRRERLATIESELESIADLEDRIERLEEKRDSLAELADERRDRLAEKRERRDELREAVDEGAIDDARSRKREAEEYLENVAETLQDLADRRAGIQTRIGSVTGDIETLESTRAERDELAETVAALDAVHEETRELESMYGDLRAELRRRNVRTLERMLNETFDLVYGNDAYSHIDLDGEYELTVYQKDGEPLEPEQLSGGERALFNLSLRCAIYRLLAEGIEGATPTPPLILDEPTVFLDSGHVARLVDLVEEMRGFGVRQIVIVSHDDELIGAADELVTVEKDPRSNRSTVSRTDAAAAGALITESDDD is encoded by the coding sequence ATGAGGTTCGACCGGATCCAGCTTCGGAACTTCAAACCGTACGGGGACGCCGATCTGTCCCTCACGGAGGGCGTCACCGTCATCCACGGCGTCAACGGCAGCGGGAAGTCATCGCTGCTCGAGGCGTGCTTCTTCGCCCTCTACGGTTCGCGCGCGCTCGAGGGGACGCTCGAGGACGTCGTCACGAACGGCGCGGAGGAGACCTCGGTCTCGCTCACGTTCACCCACGAGGGCACGACCTACCGGATCGACCGCGAGCTGCGTGTGTACGACGACCGGGTCGACCATCGCTGTACCCTCGAGACCGAGGCGGCCGACGGGCCGGCACGCGACGGCGCGCGCGCGGTTCGGGAGTTCGTCACCGAACTGCTCCGGATGGACGCGGACGCCTTCGTCAACTGCGCGTACGTCCGACAGGGGGAGGTCAACAAGCTGATCAACGCGACCCCGAGCCAGCGACAGGACACGATCGACGACCTGCTGCAGCTCGGCGTTCTCGAGGAGTACCGCGAGCGAGCCGGCGAGGCACGCCTCGGCGTCGAGGACGTGCGGACCGCGAAACGGGCCGTCCTGGAGGAGATCGAGTCGCGTATCGAGCGGCTCGAGGAGCGGGACCTCCACGCGACGCTGTCGGAACTCGAGACCGAGCTCGAGGAGGTCACCGGGAAGATCGACCACTACGAAACCCAACGCGAGGCCGCGGAGCGAACGCGTGAGGAGGTGGCCGCCGTCCTCGAGGAGTACGAGCAGAAACGCGAGACGCTGACGGGGATCGAGGACGACGTCGAGTCGCTGGCCGAGACGATCCGCGAGGCCGAAGCCGAACGCGAGGACCACCGCGACTCCATCTCGGACGCCCGCGACCGGATCGCCGAGCACCGATCGTCGATCGACGACCTGCTCGCCGAGACCGAACTCGAGACGGCCGACGCGGAGGCGATCGAACGGCGTCGCTCCGAGTTCGACGAGCGCGAGGCTGACCTCCGGGAGGAGCGAACGGACGCGAAGACCGACGCGACCGGCTATCGGAACCAGGCCCGGAACCTGGCCGAGAAGGCCGACGATCTCGAGGACCGTGCCGCCGACGCCCGGGCGGAGGCGGACGACCTCGAGGAACGGGCGCAGGAGGCCGAGGCCGCCGTCGAGGACCACGAGGAACGGACCGCGGAGATCGATGCCGAGATCGAGGAGCTGGCCGACCGGTTCGACGCCGCGGACGGCGTCGAGGTTGACCGCGGCGAGGCCGCGGACCGGCTCGCGGATCGCACGGACGACCGCGCTGCCCTGCGCGAACGGATCGCCGAGCTGGAGACGGAGCTGAAGAACGCGCGCGACCGGGTGGCGGAGGCGGAGGAGCTGCTCGCGGCGGGGAAGTGTCCGGAGTGTGGCCAGCCGGTCGCGGACTCCCCGCACGCGAACCGGATCGACGAGGACCGTGATCGGGTCGCCGAGCTCGAGACCGAGCTCGAGGCGGCGCGGGATCGGCTGTCGGTGCTCGAGGACGAGGTCGGGACGCTCGAGGGTCTCGCGGACGCCGAGGACCGGATCGACGAGCTGGAGTCCGAACGCGAGCGGCTCGCCGAACGGATCGAAACGCGAAGCGAGGAGGCCACGGACCGCCGCGAGGAGGCGGCGGCGAAACGCGACCGGGCCGACGAGCTCCGCGAGGAGGCGTCCTCGACTCGCGAGGTCGCCGCGGCGAAACGCGAGGACGCCGCAGACGCCGACGACCGGGTCGAAACGCTCGAGGCCGAGCTCGAGGCGGTCACACGGCGGCGCGAGCGCCTCGCGACGATCGAATCCGAGCTGGAATCCATCGCGGACCTCGAGGACCGGATCGAGCGGCTCGAGGAGAAGCGCGACTCCCTCGCCGAGCTCGCCGACGAACGCCGCGATCGGCTCGCCGAGAAACGCGAGCGGCGCGACGAGCTCCGGGAGGCGGTCGATGAGGGGGCGATCGACGACGCCAGGTCCCGCAAACGGGAGGCCGAGGAGTACCTCGAGAACGTCGCGGAGACGCTGCAGGACCTCGCCGACCGCCGCGCCGGGATCCAGACGCGGATCGGCAGCGTCACCGGCGACATCGAGACGTTGGAGTCGACCCGTGCGGAACGGGACGAGCTGGCGGAAACGGTCGCAGCCCTCGATGCGGTCCACGAGGAGACGCGGGAGCTGGAGTCGATGTACGGCGACCTCCGCGCGGAACTGCGACGGCGGAACGTCCGAACGCTCGAGCGAATGCTCAACGAGACGTTCGACCTGGTCTACGGCAACGACGCGTACTCGCACATCGACCTCGACGGCGAGTACGAGCTCACGGTCTACCAGAAGGACGGCGAGCCGCTGGAGCCGGAGCAGCTCTCGGGCGGCGAGCGGGCGCTGTTCAACCTCTCGCTGCGCTGTGCGATCTATCGGCTTCTTGCCGAGGGGATCGAGGGAGCGACGCCGACGCCGCCGCTCATCCTCGACGAGCCGACGGTCTTCCTCGACTCGGGCCACGTCGCCCGGCTGGTCGACCTCGTCGAGGAGATGCGTGGATTCGGCGTCCGGCAGATCGTCATCGTGAGCCACGACGACGAGCTGATCGGCGCGGCCGACGAGCTCGTCACGGTCGAGAAGGACCCCCGATCGAACCGGTCGACGGTCTCGCGGACCGATGCCGCCGCGGCGGGAGCGCTCATCACCGAGTCGGACGACGACTGA